A genomic segment from Actinoplanes sichuanensis encodes:
- a CDS encoding cystathionine gamma-synthase gives MTANSYGFDTLAIHAGQEPDPRTGAVVPPIYQTSTYAQDAVGAPRLGYEYSRSGNPTRDALQECLAAIEGGRRGLAFASGLAAEDTLLRTVCRPGDHVVIPNDAYGGTFRLFSKVAERWGLDWTAAPLDDIDAVRAAFRPGHTRLIWSETPTNPLLNVNDIAQLAALAHEYDAMLAVDNTFASPYLQQPITLGADVVIHSTTKYLGGHSDVVGGALITADAGLGDELAFHQNAMGGVNGPFDAWLTLRGIKTLGVRMDRHCDNAERIVGYLREHPAVASVLYPGLETHPGHEVAAKQMSRFGGMVSFRAAGGPEAAIAICNKAKLFVLAESLGGVESLIEHPGQMTHLSAAGSALEVPADLVRLSVGIETVDDLLADLEQALG, from the coding sequence ATGACGGCTAACAGCTACGGGTTCGACACCCTCGCCATCCACGCCGGCCAGGAGCCGGACCCGCGGACCGGTGCGGTGGTGCCACCCATCTACCAGACGAGCACCTACGCCCAGGACGCCGTCGGCGCCCCCCGCCTGGGTTACGAGTACAGCCGGTCCGGTAACCCCACCCGGGACGCCCTCCAGGAGTGCCTGGCCGCGATCGAGGGCGGTCGGCGTGGCCTGGCCTTCGCCAGCGGCCTCGCGGCCGAGGACACCCTTCTGCGTACGGTGTGCCGGCCGGGCGACCACGTGGTCATCCCGAACGACGCCTACGGTGGCACTTTCCGCCTTTTCAGCAAGGTCGCCGAGCGCTGGGGCCTGGACTGGACGGCCGCCCCGCTGGACGACATCGACGCGGTCCGGGCCGCCTTCCGCCCCGGGCACACCCGGCTGATCTGGTCCGAGACGCCGACCAACCCGCTGCTCAACGTGAACGACATCGCGCAGCTGGCCGCTCTCGCCCATGAGTACGACGCGATGCTGGCGGTGGACAACACGTTCGCCTCGCCGTATCTCCAGCAGCCGATCACCCTCGGCGCCGACGTGGTGATCCACTCCACCACCAAGTACCTGGGTGGGCACTCCGACGTGGTCGGCGGTGCGCTGATCACCGCGGACGCCGGGCTCGGCGACGAGTTGGCCTTCCACCAGAACGCGATGGGCGGCGTCAACGGTCCCTTCGACGCCTGGCTGACCCTCCGGGGGATCAAGACCCTGGGGGTACGGATGGACCGGCACTGCGACAACGCCGAGCGGATCGTCGGCTACCTGCGTGAGCACCCGGCCGTGGCGAGCGTGCTCTACCCGGGCCTGGAGACGCATCCCGGGCACGAGGTCGCGGCCAAGCAGATGAGCCGGTTCGGTGGCATGGTGTCGTTCCGTGCGGCCGGCGGCCCGGAGGCGGCGATCGCGATCTGCAACAAGGCGAAGCTCTTCGTGCTCGCCGAGTCGCTCGGTGGGGTGGAATCGCTGATCGAGCACCCGGGTCAGATGACACATCTGTCGGCTGCGGGCTCAGCGCTTGAAGTTCCCGCCGATCTCGTGCGACTGTCTGTCGGCATCGAAACCGTTGACGATCTGCTCGCCGATCTCGAGCAGGCCCTCGGATAA
- a CDS encoding HIT family protein — protein MADCVFCGIVAGSIPAFTVASAPAGIAFLDIRPVFKGHVLVVPRPHIVTLPDLPTDLLSDYFAFVRSIAAAVPAALGAQGTFVAMNNIVSQSVPHLHTHVVPRTKGDGLRGFFWPRRKYDSDEEATTVAEAIGKDYLRLSVAEGGRRE, from the coding sequence ATGGCGGACTGCGTGTTCTGCGGCATCGTGGCGGGATCGATCCCGGCTTTCACCGTCGCGTCCGCCCCGGCGGGCATCGCGTTTCTCGACATCCGCCCGGTGTTCAAGGGTCACGTTCTGGTGGTGCCGCGCCCGCACATCGTGACGCTGCCCGACCTTCCGACCGACCTGCTGTCCGACTATTTCGCCTTTGTCCGCTCCATCGCCGCCGCTGTTCCGGCCGCTCTGGGAGCGCAGGGCACCTTCGTCGCGATGAACAACATCGTCTCCCAGTCGGTGCCACACCTGCACACCCACGTCGTGCCCCGCACCAAGGGCGACGGCCTGCGCGGATTCTTCTGGCCCCGCCGGAAGTACGACAGCGACGAGGAGGCCACCACGGTCGCCGAGGCCATCGGTAAGGATTACCTCCGGCTCAGCGTTGCAGAGGGCGGACGAAGGGAGTGA
- the msrA gene encoding peptide-methionine (S)-S-oxide reductase MsrA gives MFLRYKKLDLPTADTALPGRLISMPVADRHEVLGTPLEGPWPAGYEVAVFGMGCFWGVERIFWRLPGVHSTSAGYAGGFTANPTYEEVCSGSTGHNEVVQVVYDPSRIGYEQLLKAFWENHDPTQGMRQGNDVGTQYRSAIYTTTEAQAETARASLAAFQPVVSKARLGEITTEIKPLTRYYYAEDYHQQYLAPTKNPNGYCNHGPNGLTCPTGVAKVAE, from the coding sequence GTGTTCCTGCGGTACAAGAAGCTCGACCTGCCCACCGCCGACACCGCTCTGCCCGGCCGGTTGATCTCGATGCCGGTCGCCGACCGTCACGAGGTCCTCGGCACCCCGCTGGAGGGCCCGTGGCCGGCCGGCTACGAGGTCGCCGTCTTCGGGATGGGCTGCTTCTGGGGCGTCGAGCGGATCTTCTGGAGGTTGCCGGGCGTGCACTCCACCTCGGCCGGGTACGCCGGCGGGTTCACCGCCAACCCGACCTACGAGGAGGTCTGCTCCGGCAGCACCGGCCACAACGAGGTCGTGCAGGTGGTCTACGACCCCAGCCGGATCGGGTACGAGCAGCTACTGAAGGCCTTCTGGGAGAACCACGACCCGACCCAGGGCATGCGCCAGGGCAACGACGTGGGCACTCAGTACCGGTCCGCGATCTACACCACCACCGAGGCCCAGGCCGAGACCGCGCGGGCGTCGCTCGCGGCGTTCCAGCCGGTGGTGTCCAAGGCCCGGCTTGGTGAGATCACCACCGAGATCAAGCCGCTGACGAGGTACTACTACGCCGAGGACTACCACCAGCAGTACCTGGCCCCGACCAAGAACCCCAACGGTTACTGCAACCACGGCCCGAACGGCCTGACCTGCCCGACGGGCGTCGCGAAGGTCGCCGAGTAG
- a CDS encoding flagellin N-terminal helical domain-containing protein has product MGLRINQNIAAQNAYRNLSVTDNQMAKSLEKLSSGFRINRASDDAAGLSISEGLRSQTSGLKVAVRNTQDGVSVVQTAEGALNESTAILQRMRDLAVQTSNAGAVDADAKDAANKELQQLNQELDRIGRTTSFGKSKLFDGSFGAIAKTVDGRAFAAGTRGAAIGGVAIALTGGGATFKLTQIDGAATVPATGIDVTLPAGALSATSSGQDVAKAVNTAISAALKGAGYQGNEVQTTASTAANGDTTFSMSGTGTFKMIDGAYGVDLLAKIGLAPSPVVTSVTGSAVGNLASTIAALDAVSQSFDLTQIDGAAVSPPVTITIASGSFSNAVTGQDVADVINAAITTGLTANGYAGNEIKMTAGGDTFSISGGGALTMTDGLAGAALLREIGMPGAQVGAPTSAKGSAVGNLASTIAALDAVSQSFDLTQIDGAAVSPPVTITIASGSFSNAVTGQDVADVINAAITTGLTANGYAGNEITMSAATAANGDTTFSMSGTGAFTAAQATATDILGDLALTRTTTLTGVTTVVGVTTIVGAATVVGDTTVTDGNTGRFQVGADPNERIGITITAVNSNTLGTAALDLTTVDGPDAAITALNKAIGYVSDTRANLGAYQNRFEHTINNLNVAVENLSASESRIRDADIAAEMVTFTRVQILTQAGTSMLSQANQSAQSVMSLLRG; this is encoded by the coding sequence ATGGGTCTTCGTATCAATCAGAACATCGCCGCGCAGAACGCCTACCGGAACCTGTCGGTCACCGACAACCAGATGGCCAAGTCCCTGGAGAAGCTGTCCAGCGGCTTCCGGATCAACCGCGCCTCCGACGACGCGGCCGGTCTGTCGATCTCCGAGGGCCTGCGCTCGCAGACCAGCGGTCTCAAGGTCGCCGTCCGCAACACCCAGGACGGCGTCAGCGTCGTCCAGACCGCTGAAGGCGCGCTCAACGAGTCGACCGCCATCCTGCAACGCATGCGTGACCTGGCCGTGCAGACCTCGAACGCCGGTGCGGTGGACGCCGACGCCAAAGACGCCGCGAACAAGGAACTCCAGCAGCTCAACCAGGAACTGGACCGGATCGGCAGGACCACCTCGTTCGGCAAGTCGAAGCTGTTCGACGGCTCGTTCGGCGCCATCGCGAAAACCGTTGACGGTCGGGCCTTCGCGGCAGGCACCCGTGGTGCGGCCATCGGTGGTGTCGCCATCGCGCTCACCGGCGGGGGAGCCACCTTCAAGCTCACGCAGATCGACGGCGCCGCCACTGTCCCGGCCACCGGCATCGACGTCACCCTCCCGGCCGGGGCGCTCTCGGCCACCTCCAGCGGCCAGGACGTCGCCAAGGCGGTCAACACCGCGATCTCGGCCGCGCTCAAGGGCGCGGGTTACCAGGGCAACGAAGTCCAGACCACGGCCAGCACCGCGGCCAACGGCGACACCACCTTCAGCATGTCCGGCACCGGCACCTTCAAGATGATCGACGGTGCCTACGGTGTCGATCTGCTCGCCAAGATCGGCCTGGCCCCGTCCCCCGTCGTCACAAGCGTGACGGGAAGCGCGGTCGGGAACCTGGCTTCCACCATTGCCGCGCTAGACGCGGTCAGTCAATCCTTCGACCTCACGCAGATCGACGGCGCCGCCGTGAGCCCTCCCGTCACCATCACCATCGCGAGCGGCAGCTTTTCGAACGCGGTCACCGGTCAGGACGTCGCCGATGTCATCAACGCCGCGATCACGACCGGGCTCACGGCCAACGGCTACGCGGGCAACGAGATCAAGATGACCGCCGGCGGCGACACTTTCAGCATTTCCGGCGGCGGGGCCTTGACGATGACCGACGGTCTGGCCGGTGCTGCGCTGCTCCGCGAGATCGGCATGCCGGGCGCCCAGGTCGGTGCCCCCACGAGCGCGAAGGGGAGCGCGGTCGGGAACCTGGCTTCCACCATTGCCGCGCTAGACGCGGTCAGTCAATCCTTCGACCTCACGCAGATCGACGGCGCCGCCGTGAGCCCTCCCGTCACCATCACCATCGCGAGCGGCAGCTTTTCGAACGCGGTCACCGGTCAGGACGTCGCCGATGTCATCAACGCCGCGATCACGACCGGGCTCACGGCCAACGGCTACGCGGGCAACGAGATCACGATGAGCGCCGCCACCGCGGCCAACGGTGACACCACCTTCAGCATGTCCGGCACCGGAGCCTTCACCGCCGCCCAGGCCACCGCCACCGACATACTCGGCGACCTCGCGTTGACGAGAACCACGACGCTCACCGGTGTCACCACCGTTGTCGGTGTCACCACCATCGTCGGTGCCGCCACCGTTGTCGGTGACACCACCGTCACCGACGGAAACACCGGCCGGTTCCAGGTCGGTGCCGACCCGAACGAGCGGATCGGCATCACCATCACCGCGGTCAACTCCAACACTCTCGGCACCGCGGCACTCGACCTGACCACGGTCGACGGACCCGACGCCGCGATCACCGCGCTGAACAAAGCCATCGGCTATGTCTCCGACACCCGCGCGAACCTCGGTGCCTACCAGAACCGGTTCGAGCACACCATCAACAACCTCAACGTCGCTGTCGAGAACCTGTCGGCCTCCGAGTCCCGCATCCGCGACGCCGACATCGCCGCGGAAATGGTCACCTTCACCCGCGTCCAGATCCTGACCCAGGCCGGCACCTCCATGCTGTCCCAGGCCAACCAGTCCGCCCAGAGCGTCATGTCCCTGCTCCGCGGATGA
- a CDS encoding CYTH and CHAD domain-containing protein: MEIATETERKYDVPETFELPDLVGVGEIAGVDGAETHDLDATYFDTEDLRLMRNRRTLRQRSGGNDAGWHLKTPGDGDGRTEHRLPASGDTVPAELIALVRSIVRRSPLGPVARLRTHRVETPLRDADGRTLALVAQDRVTAESDGTETVWQEVEVELVDGDTAVLEAVEQRLFEAGATPAAGPSKVARALAARLASIKPAKKTKNSDNPVMRYAREQRDAIVGFDPAARRGEPRAVHQMRVATRRLRSTLKTYKKAFDEQDLRDELRWLAGVLGAVRDPQVLEDKLLALVDEAGPEFAHTAQRVRAHLEHRIETGRAELAEALETDRYLDLLDRIDELVDHGSPRTPDPVRRAGKVLAKADEKLDAALASGVDEEIHESRKGFKQARYAVELIAPSAGKPAKRLVKALTALQDGLGDYQDSNIARGVLRELGSDSFHFGVLYGRQEQVGREALAKVPALAKASRRRKVRRVF, translated from the coding sequence GTGGAGATCGCCACCGAGACCGAGCGCAAATACGACGTCCCAGAGACGTTCGAACTTCCTGACCTGGTCGGTGTCGGCGAGATAGCCGGCGTCGACGGTGCCGAGACCCATGATCTCGACGCCACGTACTTCGACACCGAAGACCTCCGCTTGATGAGAAATCGCCGGACTCTTCGGCAACGCAGCGGCGGCAACGACGCGGGCTGGCATCTGAAGACCCCGGGCGACGGTGACGGCCGGACCGAGCATCGGCTGCCGGCGAGCGGCGACACGGTGCCGGCCGAGCTGATCGCCCTGGTCCGGTCGATCGTGCGGCGCAGCCCGCTGGGTCCGGTGGCGCGGCTGCGCACGCATCGGGTGGAGACGCCGCTGCGCGACGCCGACGGCCGCACGCTCGCGCTTGTCGCACAGGACCGGGTGACCGCCGAGTCGGACGGCACCGAGACGGTCTGGCAGGAGGTCGAGGTCGAGCTGGTCGACGGGGACACGGCGGTGCTGGAGGCGGTCGAGCAGCGGCTGTTCGAGGCCGGCGCGACCCCGGCCGCGGGCCCGTCGAAGGTGGCCCGGGCGCTGGCCGCACGGCTGGCCTCGATCAAGCCCGCCAAAAAGACCAAAAACAGCGACAACCCCGTCATGCGGTACGCCCGTGAGCAGCGCGACGCCATCGTCGGCTTCGACCCGGCGGCCCGCCGTGGTGAGCCGCGCGCCGTCCACCAGATGCGGGTCGCCACCCGTCGTCTGCGCAGCACGCTGAAGACGTACAAGAAGGCGTTCGACGAGCAGGATCTGCGCGACGAGCTGCGCTGGCTGGCCGGGGTACTGGGCGCGGTCCGTGACCCGCAGGTGCTGGAGGACAAGCTGCTGGCGCTGGTCGACGAGGCCGGCCCGGAGTTCGCGCACACGGCACAGCGGGTGCGGGCGCACCTGGAGCACCGGATCGAGACCGGCCGGGCCGAGCTGGCCGAGGCGCTGGAGACGGACCGCTACCTGGATCTGCTGGACCGCATCGACGAGCTGGTGGACCACGGTTCACCGCGCACCCCGGACCCGGTTCGCCGGGCCGGGAAGGTGCTGGCGAAGGCGGACGAGAAGCTGGACGCGGCGTTGGCCTCCGGTGTCGACGAGGAGATCCACGAGTCGCGGAAGGGCTTCAAGCAGGCGCGGTACGCCGTCGAGCTGATCGCCCCGAGCGCCGGCAAACCTGCGAAGCGGCTGGTGAAGGCGCTGACCGCCCTGCAGGACGGGCTCGGCGACTACCAGGATTCGAACATCGCCCGTGGGGTGTTGCGCGAGCTGGGTTCGGACAGTTTCCACTTCGGTGTGCTGTACGGCCGGCAGGAGCAGGTGGGCCGGGAGGCGCTGGCGAAGGTTCCGGCGCTGGCGAAGGCGTCTCGGCGTCGAAAAGTTAGGCGAGTGTTCTGA
- the ppk2 gene encoding polyphosphate kinase 2, with product MQSEFDQATTNPYDGPIAELSGYRVVDDEDDDPRLLNADGQPVDTWRDDYPYDERLPRPEYDHDKRLLQIELLKLQNWCKDTGERLLILFEGRDAAGKGGTIKRFMEHLNPRGARVVALEKPNQRESTQWYYQRYIKHLPAAGEIVLFDRSWYNRAGVERVMGFCDRKEYLEFLRQTPELERMLVRSGIKLVKFWFSVTQGEQRTRFAIRQVDPVRQWKLSPMDLKSLDKWDDYTEAKEAMFFYTDTADAPWTVVKSNDKKRARLNAMRHVLNRFDYTGKDPEIVGVPDPEIVGPASLFVESTNDSPLIFPRL from the coding sequence ATGCAATCCGAGTTCGATCAGGCGACCACCAACCCCTATGACGGGCCGATCGCCGAGCTGTCCGGCTACCGGGTCGTCGACGACGAGGACGACGACCCGCGTCTGCTCAACGCCGACGGCCAGCCGGTGGACACGTGGCGGGACGACTATCCGTACGACGAGCGGCTGCCCCGCCCGGAGTACGACCACGACAAACGCCTGCTGCAGATCGAACTGCTGAAGCTGCAGAACTGGTGCAAGGACACCGGCGAGCGGCTGCTGATCCTCTTCGAGGGCCGGGACGCGGCGGGCAAGGGCGGCACGATCAAGCGGTTCATGGAGCATCTGAACCCGCGTGGCGCCCGGGTCGTCGCGCTGGAGAAGCCGAACCAGCGCGAGAGCACCCAGTGGTATTACCAGCGCTACATCAAGCACCTGCCGGCGGCCGGAGAGATCGTGCTCTTCGACCGGTCCTGGTATAACCGGGCCGGCGTGGAGCGGGTGATGGGCTTCTGCGACCGCAAGGAGTATCTGGAGTTCCTGCGGCAGACCCCGGAGCTGGAGCGGATGCTCGTGCGCTCGGGCATCAAGCTGGTCAAGTTCTGGTTCTCGGTGACGCAGGGCGAGCAGCGGACCAGGTTCGCGATCCGCCAGGTGGACCCGGTCCGGCAGTGGAAGCTGTCCCCGATGGACCTCAAGTCCCTGGACAAGTGGGACGACTACACCGAAGCCAAGGAGGCGATGTTCTTCTACACCGACACCGCGGACGCCCCGTGGACGGTGGTGAAGAGCAACGACAAGAAGCGGGCCCGGCTGAACGCGATGCGGCACGTTCTGAACAGGTTCGACTACACCGGTAAGGACCCGGAGATCGTCGGTGTCCCGGACCCGGAGATCGTCGGACCGGCCTCGCTGTTCGTCGAGAGCACCAACGACTCCCCGCTGATATTCCCGCGTCTGTAG
- a CDS encoding ribonuclease Z, translating into MVLGTASQVPTRHRNHNGYLLRWDDEVILFDPGEGTQRQLLMAGLPVTPIRRICITHFHGDHSLGLPGVLQRISLDKVPHPVTVHYPAGGQEFFDRLRHATSYWDNAEIVPGPVGAGFEVETSAGRLTALPLRHPIETYGYRLTEPDSRRIVPALLAEHGIGGPAVGELQRTGRLGDVTLEQVSVARPGQSFAFVMDTGLCDSVFELARGVDMLVIESTFLAEDAELAAQVGHLTAGQAAAVARECGVRKLVLTHFSQRYPDPNRFLEEARKEFDGPVVIAEDLSRVKVPSRQAAA; encoded by the coding sequence ATGGTGCTCGGCACCGCGAGCCAGGTGCCGACGCGGCACCGCAACCACAACGGCTATCTGCTGCGCTGGGACGACGAGGTGATCCTCTTCGACCCGGGTGAGGGCACCCAGCGCCAGCTGCTGATGGCCGGCCTCCCGGTCACCCCGATCAGGCGGATCTGCATCACCCACTTCCACGGCGACCACAGCCTCGGCCTGCCCGGCGTGCTCCAGCGGATCTCGCTCGACAAGGTGCCGCATCCGGTCACCGTGCACTACCCGGCGGGTGGGCAGGAGTTCTTCGACCGCCTGCGGCACGCCACCAGCTACTGGGACAACGCGGAGATCGTGCCCGGTCCGGTCGGCGCCGGATTCGAGGTGGAGACGTCCGCGGGGCGACTCACCGCGCTTCCACTGCGACACCCCATCGAGACGTACGGCTACCGCCTGACCGAACCGGACTCGCGCCGAATCGTGCCCGCCCTGCTGGCCGAGCATGGCATCGGCGGCCCGGCCGTCGGTGAGCTGCAGCGCACCGGCCGGCTCGGTGACGTCACCCTGGAGCAGGTGAGCGTGGCCCGCCCCGGGCAGAGTTTCGCCTTCGTGATGGACACCGGCCTCTGCGACAGCGTGTTCGAGCTGGCCCGGGGCGTCGACATGCTGGTGATCGAGTCGACCTTCCTCGCCGAGGACGCGGAACTCGCCGCGCAGGTCGGGCATCTCACGGCCGGCCAGGCCGCTGCGGTCGCGCGCGAGTGCGGCGTACGAAAGCTGGTCCTGACGCACTTCTCGCAACGCTATCCGGACCCGAACCGCTTCCTGGAGGAGGCGCGCAAGGAGTTCGACGGTCCGGTGGTGATCGCCGAGGATCTGTCCCGGGTGAAGGTGCCCTCGCGTCAGGCGGCAGCCTGA
- a CDS encoding GNAT family N-acetyltransferase, translating into MTVLLRPVEDADLIAVGALHHRSRAAAYAGLLPPETFAARGPEAMSAWWVERWKWERETHLMTVAEADGELAGFTYVGPSETDGAAELYAIHLEPRRVGSGIGRQLMINALAQLATLDADRAVLWVLADNQVARRFYERGGWTPDGATRVAPVNDHPLPQLRYTHEL; encoded by the coding sequence ATGACAGTTCTGCTTCGCCCGGTGGAGGATGCCGACCTGATCGCGGTCGGCGCGCTGCATCATCGTTCCCGTGCCGCCGCCTACGCCGGTCTGCTGCCGCCCGAGACGTTCGCCGCCCGCGGGCCGGAGGCGATGAGCGCCTGGTGGGTGGAGCGCTGGAAGTGGGAACGCGAGACACACCTGATGACAGTCGCCGAGGCGGACGGTGAGCTGGCCGGATTCACCTACGTCGGCCCGAGCGAGACCGACGGTGCCGCCGAGCTGTACGCGATCCATCTGGAGCCGCGTCGGGTCGGCTCGGGCATCGGCCGGCAACTGATGATCAACGCGCTGGCGCAGCTGGCGACTCTCGACGCGGACCGGGCCGTGCTGTGGGTGCTGGCGGACAACCAGGTGGCACGGCGCTTCTACGAGCGTGGCGGCTGGACGCCGGACGGCGCGACCAGGGTCGCACCGGTCAACGATCATCCGTTGCCGCAGCTGCGCTACACACACGAGCTGTAG